The window GCCGGTTTCTACGAATTGCAACGGCGCTACGGCATTCGCGTGGAAGGAAGCGTCGAGGCCGGTTACGACGATTCCCAATTCTACGAAATGCCGCTGCTGGGCACGCTCATCTATAGCGACCTGGAATTCGGTCGCAAAGGGCAAGGCATCGGCCGCAAATCTTACGTCTCGAAAATTGTTTCGCATGGCATGACCAAAATCATCAACCTCACGCCGCTGTTGCATCATAATATCGTCGGCGTGTCGGGAAATCTCTTCAGCCTCGCGCTCGGCAGCGTGGACAACACGGCTCGTTTTGAGGGCAATGCCGAAGACCTCGCGCGCGCTGTCCCGGAAATTTATGCGCTGCCCATCCTCGGTGATCGTGTCGCATTGAACATCGTTGACGCCCTCATTTGCCAATACGACGGCCAGAACAGTGGCTTGCTCCATTATTCCGCGACCTTGAATCAACTCCGTTTCAGCCGCGACCCTGTCGCGCTTGACGTCCTTTCGCTGGAAGAGATCAACCATCAGCGTGAACTCGCGGATGTCCCCTCCACTGGCAAGACCAACACCGACCTTTACTCAAACGCCTCACTCCTCGAAATCGGCATCAGCGACCCGCAGCACATTCAAGTCGTGAAAATCCATTAACTGAAAACTCCCGGAAGTCAGCGACTCCATTACGGACCGCGGGTCTATGACCCGCAGCAATATGCAAGTAAGATTGCCGCTCAAGACTGATTCCAGGGTGGCTTGACCGAATGAATCTTGCTGCGGATCACAGAACCGCGATCCGCTCGGAGCCACTCTCGCTCCTCATTACTTCTTCGCCACCGCCGCATCAATCGCCGCCGTGACCTTCGGCGATTCCGGTTTGTCCATCGAACCGAAGCGATCCACAATTTTCCCATCGCGACTCACCACGAACTTATTGAAGTTCCACGTGATGCCCCCCGGGAATGGCGAACTCTTACCCGTCAACTCGGCGTAAAGCGGGTGTTGCTCGCCGCCTTTCACATGCAATTTCTCGAACAGCGGAAACGTCACATTATATTTCGACGAACAAAATGTCTTGATCTCCGCGGCGGTTCCCGGCTCCTGGCCCATGAAATCATTGCACGGAAAACCAAGCACCGTGAAACCCTGGCCCTCGTATTTTTTCTGCAACGCTTCCAGCCCCTCGTATTGCGGCGTGAACCCGCACTTTGATGCCACATTGACAATCAGCAGCACCTTGCCCTGATATGCCCGCAGCGAAGTGTCCTTGCCATCAATATCCTTGAGCGGAATATCGTATAACGAAACATTAGTTTGAGCCGAAACAATTTGCGCCATAAGCAAAGCGAGAAGCAGAATAATCGTTTTCACCCGCTCACCATAAAAGACACCCTAAAAAAGTCAATCCCCTCAAAGGTGACAATTCTGATGGCAAACCTGCCTCCCCCCCGGCAGGACGCCGCCGCGCCCATATCACCGTTGGTCCATATATTTTTTTCCCCCGTTAAGCGAACTTATCCGAACTTATCCGAGCCAAGGCGAACTTAGGCGAGCCAAACCACTCAAAACTGTCGTTTTTTATCCACCTTTGCCTTCAAACCCTGCGGCAATCGCCAAACCAGATCTCAACTTCCATATTCTCCATTTCAAAGAACCGTCCCCACCATACCGCAGTCCTCAAATACATTCCACCCTTCCATAGGTTACAAACGTTACAAACTCATCCTCGCGCCACATGACCTCACTCGCACAAACTCCCCATCTACCCACCCGTCCCATCCGTCTTATTTCTCCCATCCGCCCGTTTCAGAAACCCCAAAAAAAACCTATTGACTCCTCCCGGCACACGTAGTACTAACTACTACAGTCTCAGCAGTACCAATCCTAAAATTGATATGACTACCTCTAAGCTCCTCAAAACGGCGGTTTGTGTCGCAGTGGCTTCGCTCGGCGTGACCGCTCTTCAAGCGCAAAACCTGCTAACGGATCCAGGTTTTGAAAATCAAACACCCGCGGCAAATGGCGGCTGGAACCTGTTCAATGGCGCTGCCTTTTCCTCGGCTCAGGCTCACACTGGCACCATGTCCATGTTGGATACTGGGGCTGGTGGTTTCAGTGTCCCTGGCAGTGATGAAGTATTGCCAACCGGTCCTGGCGTAGAATATCAATTGACAGGTTTCGGATTAATTTCCAGCGCAATTCCGGCCAACGGAGACACCGATAATGGCATATTGCAAATCACTTTTTGGAGCGGCCCGAATGCTACCGGAAATAATCTTGGCAGTATTGACATCTCCAACGGCGGCATTGCCACTGGAGCCAATAATGCCCAGCTTTCCAATCCCGTCAACTCCAGCAGTCCCGTGGGTCAATGGATTCCGCTCGACACCGGCATCGCCCAGGCGCCGGTTGGCGCTGTGTCACTCGAAGCATTCACCCTCGTGCTGGATCAGGATCCCACTGCGGTTTATTTCGACGATTTGACTCTCACGCTGGTTCAAGCTCCTGAACCCGGAACCTTGACCCTGCTCGGCCTGTCGCTGCTCGGCATTCCCGCTTTCGCGTGGCGCCGCAAGAAATAATATCGCGCTTATAATTTCAAAAACTCCTTTGCCTCGGAAACGAGCAAAGGAGTTTTTTTTGTTTCCTTTCGCAGAAAAATCCTCCCTCCACCACCACTTCTCTTCCCCACCTCCGCGTCTCCGCGTTTAATCTTCCTCTTTCCCCAAAAGATAGACAAGCTCACCGCTTCCCCGTAATCTCACTCCGCATGCATCACGAAAAATCCTCGCCGTGAACCCAGCGCCGGACGACATCTCCAACTCCTCTCAATTCCAGCGCTATATCCCGCTGGCGGTTTGGCTCGTCGTCATTGTCACGCTCGTCGTCATTCCGTTTCGCATCCTCAGCTACGGCTTTCTGCCCGGTGGCGATGCCCGCCGCCACGTGGCCAAAGCCTTCACCGACAAGCCCTACACCGAAATATTATTGCTGCGCTCCGATTACACGATGGACCACAGCCCCGGCTGGGAAAAAATCCTCCGCCATCTGCACGTCACTGGCGGCTTGGACCTCAATGCCCTCGTCGTTGTTTCCGTCGCCGGTTTGATGCTCTGCGTTTTCTGCGCGCCGTTGCCGTGGCTGCGACGCCCCGAAGCCTGGCTCGCCGCGCTCCTCGCGCAAATGATCGCCATCCCCGAAGTCATGATGCGCCTCACCCAGGCCCGGCCGCTGCTGTTCACCGAAGGCGTGCTCATCGCCATCCTTTTCGCGTGGTCAAAGTCCGAAGTTCAAAAACCTTCCTACCTCAAACTCACTCTAACCACCCTCGGCATCGCTCTGTCCGTTTGGATCCATGGCGCCTGGTATCTGTGGGCCGTGCCGCTCTTTGGTTTCTGCCTCGCGCGCGCTTGGCGAACGGCGATGTGGCTGGCCGTCTGCATTGCCGTGGGCGTTTTCGCTGGCGCGCTTTTCACTGGCAAACCCATCGAATTCCTTCGCCAGGCGCTACTGATCGTCGCCGACATTTCCCGCGAACACCTGCCCTCGTGGCTTCTCGTCGGCGAACTTCGCCCCAGCTACGGCGAATTCGATACCCTCGCGCTCATCGCCCTCGTCGCCCTCTGGCGACGCTTGCAAAACCGTCCGCAAACCGCCCTGCTCGACCAGCCGGTTTTTTGCCTCATCATCGCCTGCTGGATTCTCGGCTTCAAGGCCGACCGTTTCTGGGCGGATTGGGGCGTGCCCGCCGTCCTCGTGTGGCTCACGTTTCAATTCGAAGAATTGCTCCCCACGCTCACCTTCGCCGGCGCACCGCGACGCCTCGTTCTCTGCGGCCTGATTGCGATTCCGCTTTTCCTCCACGCCACCAACGACCTTGACCGCCGCTACACCATCAACCTCAGCGAACCATTTCTTGATGCCTCCGACCCCGCGCTCGCCGGCTGGTTCCCGGACAAAAACGGCATCTTTTATAGCGCGCAAATGGAACTGTTCTACAACACCTTTTACAAAAACCCGCAAGGCGATTGGCGTTACATCCTTGGGCTCGAGCCCGCGCTGATGCCCGATGAAGACCTCCACACCTTCCGCACCATTCAATTCAACAAATTCGCCCTGCCCGCCTACGAGCCGTGGATCAAAAAAATGCAACCCGCCGACCGCCTTGCCCTCTACAGCGCCGGCGAACCCAATCTCCCCGCGCTCCAATGGCACAACGCCGTCGGAAACCTCTGGATCGGCCGCAAACCCAGATAAAATTCAACTACGGCACGGCGAGCGTACTCGCGAGCCCCATCTTTTCCCCTCCACAATTCCCTCACCGCCACTTCCGAATCAACTTCTCCACTTCCAGCAACCGCAGATTGATACTATTCAACACCAGCCCCAGCCCCACGCTGAACGCCGATAAAATCACCAGCGCGGCCGCCAGCACCGCGCTCGGCACGCTGCGGACAAAATGCTCGATCAAAAATTCCTCCACCGGCCAGATGCTCACCAGCATTCCTGCGATGAACAACACCAGACCCAGCCCGCCAAAAAAAGTCAGCGGCTTGTACGAACGGATCATCAAAAATAATTTCATCAGCACGCGGATGCCGTCCGAGCCCGTCTTCAATTTCGATTCGCTGCCTTCGGGCCGTTCGCCGTACGGCGCCTCAACCTCTTTGATCACCAACCCGCGATACAACGCCTGCAACGTCAGCTCCGTCTCCACGTCAAACCCGCGCGCCGTGATTGGAATCAATTTCGCCGCTTCCCGCGTAAACGCGCGATACCCCGAAAAAATATCGTTGATGTCCGACTTGAACATCCAGTTGATGATGCCGCACACGAGCCGGTTGCCGAGGATGTGAAAATTGCGAAACGACTTGTCCTTGAATTCAAACAACCGGCTCGCCACCGTCATGTCCGCGTCGCCGTTGCGGATCGGCCCCAGCAAAACCTCCACTCGGCTCGCGTCATAAGTCCCGTCGCCATCCACCATCACATAAATATCCGCCTCGACCTGCTCGAACATCGAGGCCACCACGTAACCCTTCCCCTGCCGTTTCTCGCGCCGCACAATCGCACCCGCTTCCCGCGCGAACTCCGCCGTACGGTCCGTGCAATTATTATCAAACACATAAACCTCCGCCTCCGGCAGCGCCGCGCGAAAATCCCGCACCACCTTCGCAATAGTCTTTTCCTCCTGATAACAAGGAATCAACACCGCAATCTTCGGTTTCAAATCATTCGCCATATCGAATTACCCAAATAAAAATCTAAAATCAAACTGTCTAGCCACGTCCGCAAACCCAAACCTTCTCATTAACCCCCAGCTTAAGCTGGGGGAATAAAACACGAGCGCCCACCACAAACCGTTTTAACGGTTTGCCACCCCAACGCCCACTATCTTCAATTCCCTTAACTCTCTCAGTCCCCTCTCCGCGCCTCCGCGCCTCCGCGGTTAATCATCCTTTCCTGGCCACCACCAACAACGACTGCCCCACCGGCGGCGCGATTACCTTCTCCAGCCGCGATTCCCACGGGACAATATAATTATCAAAAAAGTGTATCTGCCCATCGCTCTGCGTAAGGCTCTTCGCCACGCGCGCATTCCACAACCACCCCCACACGCCGATGAAATTAAAATACCGCATCCGCACCATCGTCATCCCGGTCTTCCGCATCAACGCCGCCGCCGAGCCTTTTGAATAACGCCGGTAATGCCCCAACCGCCGGTCAATCTCGCCGAACAACCACGGAACCGCCGGAATCAGCAATACCAGCAACCCGCCCGGCGCGAGCCGTTTGCTGAACGTATTCACCGCCAGTTCGTCATCCTCCAGATGTTCGAGCACATTCATGCACACCACTGTATCCGCCTGATAATCCGCGCCCATGAACCGGTCCAACGATTCCGCCGTGATATTATAAACCTTCACGTTCGGCATCCCGCGAGTCTTCTCGGCCAGTTGCGCGTAACAATAATTATTCGGTTCCACGCTCACCACCGAATCCGCCACCCGCGCCAAATCCGGCGTGAAATTTCCGATGCCTCCGCCCACCTCCAACACTTTTCGGCCGAGATACGGCGAAATCATTTTGAATTGCCACTGGCGATAGTTGACAGCCTTCGCCATCTGCCGGAGGTCCTGCGCGAAAAAAGGGTCGGCCTCGATCGTGAACTCGTTTGTTGTGTCAATTCGTTGCACGTTGATGGGTGCCGTCAAGGCTCGCGCCATGCTAATCTTCCGACCCGCATTTACAAACTTTTTGTTCCACCCCCGCCCTCAATTTTTCCACCACACATAAGTCCTCCAGGACGACCGACAATCCAGGACGTGGTAGGCGGAGCTGGGGACTTCCCAAGTCCCGCAGGGACGGCAGACCTTAGCCCAGCAATTTATTGCTGGGTTGAATTCGCGTTTCAATCCAAGTCACGCAGGGACGAAAGAAATTCCCGCATGAAACCAGTGCCCACCCACTCGCGCAAATCTTCTCATTAACTCCCGGCTTTGTCCGATACGGCAATATGCGCCTCCCATCCCAAAACTTGCCTTTTAAGTCACCCTGCCTATATTGCTTTCAATGAGCAGCACCGACTACGATGTCATCATCATTGGTTGTGGCCCCGGCGGCAGCAGTGCGGCCACTTTTCTCGCCCGCGCAGGGCGGCGCGTCCTCGTCCTCGAAAAGGAAATTTTCCCGCGCTTCCACATCGGCGAATCCCTCCTGCCCTGCAACCAAACCATTCTCCGCGAAATGGGCGTGCTCCCCGAACTTCAAAAATCCGATTTCCCCCGCAAGTTCGGCGCGCAATTTTGCCTCGGCAACGGCACGATCAACACCCGTTTTATTTTCGGCGACGGCAAGTTCAACCGCGAACCGGAAACCTTCCAGGTCGAACGTGCGCGCTTCGATCACATCCTCCTCAAGCACGCGCGTTCCTGCGGCGCAGAAATCCGCGAAGGCTGGCAAGTCACGCGTTTCACTCCCGCCGAGGACTCAGTGACGGTCGAGGCCAATTCGCCCGACGGCCAGCCGCAAAAATTCACGGCGAAATATCTAATTGATTCCAGCGGGCGCGGCAATGTCACC is drawn from Verrucomicrobiia bacterium and contains these coding sequences:
- a CDS encoding glycosyltransferase, producing the protein MKPKIAVLIPCYQEEKTIAKVVRDFRAALPEAEVYVFDNNCTDRTAEFAREAGAIVRREKRQGKGYVVASMFEQVEADIYVMVDGDGTYDASRVEVLLGPIRNGDADMTVASRLFEFKDKSFRNFHILGNRLVCGIINWMFKSDINDIFSGYRAFTREAAKLIPITARGFDVETELTLQALYRGLVIKEVEAPYGERPEGSESKLKTGSDGIRVLMKLFLMIRSYKPLTFFGGLGLVLFIAGMLVSIWPVEEFLIEHFVRSVPSAVLAAALVILSAFSVGLGLVLNSINLRLLEVEKLIRKWR
- a CDS encoding class I SAM-dependent methyltransferase yields the protein MARALTAPINVQRIDTTNEFTIEADPFFAQDLRQMAKAVNYRQWQFKMISPYLGRKVLEVGGGIGNFTPDLARVADSVVSVEPNNYCYAQLAEKTRGMPNVKVYNITAESLDRFMGADYQADTVVCMNVLEHLEDDELAVNTFSKRLAPGGLLVLLIPAVPWLFGEIDRRLGHYRRYSKGSAAALMRKTGMTMVRMRYFNFIGVWGWLWNARVAKSLTQSDGQIHFFDNYIVPWESRLEKVIAPPVGQSLLVVARKG
- a CDS encoding DUF362 domain-containing protein; translated protein: MRADSARPAATTNAPDARVVIVEDPGATFDLQPVPDKIQSMVDHAITTLANKTNVNDAWKSFVSSKDVVGLKVLSAPGPNSGTRVPVVEAVVKDLLAAGLPATNIIVWDRHSLELRLAGFYELQRRYGIRVEGSVEAGYDDSQFYEMPLLGTLIYSDLEFGRKGQGIGRKSYVSKIVSHGMTKIINLTPLLHHNIVGVSGNLFSLALGSVDNTARFEGNAEDLARAVPEIYALPILGDRVALNIVDALICQYDGQNSGLLHYSATLNQLRFSRDPVALDVLSLEEINHQRELADVPSTGKTNTDLYSNASLLEIGISDPQHIQVVKIH
- a CDS encoding glutathione peroxidase, producing MAQIVSAQTNVSLYDIPLKDIDGKDTSLRAYQGKVLLIVNVASKCGFTPQYEGLEALQKKYEGQGFTVLGFPCNDFMGQEPGTAAEIKTFCSSKYNVTFPLFEKLHVKGGEQHPLYAELTGKSSPFPGGITWNFNKFVVSRDGKIVDRFGSMDKPESPKVTAAIDAAVAKK
- a CDS encoding PEP-CTERM sorting domain-containing protein, which codes for MTTSKLLKTAVCVAVASLGVTALQAQNLLTDPGFENQTPAANGGWNLFNGAAFSSAQAHTGTMSMLDTGAGGFSVPGSDEVLPTGPGVEYQLTGFGLISSAIPANGDTDNGILQITFWSGPNATGNNLGSIDISNGGIATGANNAQLSNPVNSSSPVGQWIPLDTGIAQAPVGAVSLEAFTLVLDQDPTAVYFDDLTLTLVQAPEPGTLTLLGLSLLGIPAFAWRRKK